One genomic region from Paroceanicella profunda encodes:
- a CDS encoding YfbR-like 5'-deoxynucleotidase yields the protein MLSGRRLDLLDPSPFDIEIEDIAHGLAFVARWNGQTMGAWPYSVAEHSLLVEEFFGLIAPEAPVKWRLAALLHDAPEYVVGDMISPVKHTIGADYRALEDRLMQAVHLRFGLPAVLPARVKAQIKKADRLSAWLEAVQIAGFSEAEAGRYFGRPDAALIASVTLDPQPPAVVRGGYIERFRTLMGEMETA from the coding sequence ATGCTTTCCGGACGCCGGCTCGACCTGCTCGACCCGTCCCCCTTCGACATCGAGATCGAGGATATCGCCCACGGGCTCGCCTTCGTGGCGCGCTGGAACGGCCAGACCATGGGCGCCTGGCCCTATTCGGTGGCCGAGCATTCCCTGCTGGTGGAGGAGTTCTTCGGCCTCATCGCCCCGGAGGCGCCGGTGAAATGGCGCCTCGCCGCCCTGCTGCACGATGCGCCGGAATACGTGGTGGGCGACATGATCTCGCCGGTGAAGCACACGATCGGCGCCGATTACCGCGCGCTGGAGGACAGGCTGATGCAGGCCGTCCACCTGCGCTTCGGCCTGCCGGCGGTGCTGCCCGCGCGGGTGAAGGCGCAGATCAAGAAGGCCGACCGGCTGTCCGCCTGGCTTGAGGCGGTGCAGATCGCCGGGTTCTCCGAAGCCGAGGCCGGGCGTTACTTCGGCCGCCCCGATGCCGCGCTCATCGCCTCCGTCACCCTCGACCCCCAGCCCCCCGCGGTGGTGCGCGGCGGCTACATCGAGCGCTTCCGCACCCTGATGGGCGAGATGGAGACCGCCTGA
- the ychF gene encoding redox-regulated ATPase YchF, with product MGFKCGIVGLPNVGKSTLFNALTRTAAAQAANFPFCTIEPNVGEVAVPDARLDTLAGIAGSKQIIPTRLTFVDIAGLVKGASKGEGLGNQFLANIRETDAVAHVLRCFEDDDVTHVEGRVDPISDAEVIETELMLSDLESIEKRLQNLARKVRGGDREAADQERLLKEAQAALEEGRPARTVKVSEDDARAWSLLQLITAKPVLFVCNVDEASAASGNAHSDRVAEMAAAQGAVSVVISAAIEEEISQLGDEDRDMFLEEMGLTEPGLDRMIRAGYGLLGLQTYFTVGPKEARAWTIPAGTHAPQAAGVIHGDFERGFIRAETIAYDDYVACKGEAGARDAGKLRAEGKSYMVKDGDVLHFLFNT from the coding sequence ATGGGCTTCAAATGCGGAATTGTCGGGCTGCCGAACGTCGGCAAGTCGACGCTCTTCAATGCCCTCACGCGGACGGCCGCGGCGCAGGCGGCGAACTTCCCCTTCTGCACCATCGAGCCGAACGTGGGCGAGGTGGCGGTGCCGGACGCCCGGCTCGACACGCTGGCGGGAATCGCCGGCTCGAAGCAGATCATCCCCACCCGCCTCACCTTCGTGGACATCGCCGGCCTGGTGAAGGGCGCTTCGAAGGGCGAGGGGCTCGGCAACCAGTTCCTCGCCAACATCCGCGAGACCGATGCCGTGGCCCATGTGCTGCGCTGCTTCGAGGATGACGATGTCACCCATGTCGAGGGCCGGGTGGACCCGATCTCCGACGCCGAGGTGATCGAGACCGAGCTGATGCTCTCCGACCTCGAGAGCATCGAGAAGCGCCTGCAGAACCTCGCCCGCAAGGTGCGCGGCGGCGACCGCGAGGCCGCCGATCAGGAGCGCTTGCTGAAGGAGGCCCAGGCGGCGCTGGAAGAGGGCCGCCCGGCCCGCACCGTGAAGGTCTCCGAGGATGACGCCCGGGCCTGGAGCCTGCTGCAGCTCATCACCGCGAAACCGGTGCTCTTCGTGTGCAACGTGGACGAGGCCTCGGCGGCCAGCGGCAACGCCCATTCCGACCGCGTGGCCGAGATGGCCGCGGCGCAGGGCGCGGTGTCGGTGGTGATCTCGGCGGCGATCGAGGAGGAAATCTCCCAGCTCGGCGACGAGGACCGTGACATGTTCCTGGAGGAAATGGGCCTCACGGAGCCGGGCCTGGACCGGATGATCCGCGCCGGCTACGGGCTGCTGGGCCTGCAGACCTACTTTACCGTGGGGCCGAAGGAAGCCCGCGCCTGGACCATCCCGGCCGGCACCCACGCGCCGCAGGCCGCCGGCGTGATCCACGGCGACTTCGAGCGTGGCTTCATCCGCGCCGAGACCATCGCCTACGACGACTACGTGGCCTGCAAGGGCGAGGCCGGCGCGCGGGACGCGGGCAAGTTGCGCGCCGAGGGCAAGTCCTACATGGTCAAGGACGGGGACGTGCTGCACTTCCTCTTCAACACCTGA